The sequence below is a genomic window from Tenacibaculum tangerinum.
GTGATACATGTAAAATATCTTCATCTAAGTTAATAAACTAAACATGAATTGAAAAGAAGAAACGGCAGAAGTATCATTGTTTTGAACCCGAATTATGTAACAGAACGTCGTTGTTAAAGTTGTAAACACAACTCAGGTAATGGATTTTCTATAGCTTAACGAATTAAAGTTAGCTCATATGCAAATGAGGACGTTTTTTTTTTAAATGAGTTAAATTAAGGTTTATTTATGTATACATTTGAAGTTCTATAAAAATAATAGAAAAAAAATTTGAAAGAAGTAAGGGAATTTGTGTAAGTATTTTTAGGGGAAATCAAACAGACTTTTAGTTGTAATAAATCATTACAATATTTTTAAACTTTACTTCCGTTTTGAACATTTAGATCCATAACGCTTTCAAAGCACAATATTAAGTACATGAAACTATAATATTAGGTTTTTGAGAGAGTATGTGTTGCGTGTCAATAGGCATTATAATTAACCAAACTTTAACTTTAATTATTTATCAGGTGCAAAGCAAACAAACCATCTGCGGGGGGATTATTTTCATTATTTTTTTATTTCAAAGTTTCTTAACACTTTCGCAAGAGAACGAGGTTCAAAGGATTTTAAATTTAGATCCTACAGAACAACGGTATCGTTTTATAGAATTTAGAGCGCATACAGGATTTCATTCGTATACAGGGAATGTAGATTTAGAACCCTTTTTAGAATCAGGATATGGAGCCTTAGAATTACGTGTAGGTTGGCAACCTTCAAAAAAAGACCATTGGGCAGCTCAGTATGGATATCCAGCCTATGGTTTTGGAGTGTATTCAGGTTTTGTTGGAAGTCCACAAATTTTTGGTAAGCCCAATGCTCTCTATGGTTTTATGCGGTTTTATATAGATTCTTCAGAAAAAAGAAATGTATTTACCATCGAGCCTGCAGTAGGACTTACCTATAATCTAGAACCGTATGATTCTGAGGAAAATCCACTTAACAACGCCATTGGTGCAAAGATGGCTGTTTACTTCAATCTGAAATTTGGATGGGTTTATAAATGGACTCATGATATGGACATTACCTACGGTTTCGATGCGACTCACTTTAGTAACGGTCGTATGTATACTCCCAATTACGGACTAAACATGATTGGAATAAACCTTGGTTTAAGTTACAACTATAATCCAGATCAAAGAAAGGTAAACAATGATGTGTACTCACAAAGTCCTCTTTTGCCCATTCGATTCAAACGTCCGAGAAAAACTCCGAATACTAAAATTGAAAAAGGAGCCAATTCTATTAATTTATATGGTGCCATTTCTACGGTTCAAAATTACGAAGATCAAGGAACATCTATTAGATATCCCGCTTATAGTGTCGTGGCAGAATACCAACACAAATTCAATAACATGCACAGTATTTCGGCAGGATTCGATTATTTTTTCGACGGAAGTTTAGCATTGCAATACCCTGATGATCCTTCAAAAAGACACCATGTTGGTATACATGCAGGATACGATTTTATGTTCTGGAGAATGACCATCATAGGTCATATAGGAACCTACCTAAATGAAAACAAAACGAAGCCACCCCTATTTTTTAGACCTGCACTACGTTACGATGTAACACCTTGGTTATATACACAAGTAGGCTTAAAGGCAAGAGGTTTTGCAGCAGATTGGGTAGAGTTTGGAATCGGAATACGCCCCTTTAAGTGGTAAAACAATAGCATATCACTAACCTCCCCCAACCAAGAGGACTAATTAACAAACTGATGAATGCTTTTTCAGAGAGTCTGTACGAAAGGAAGACTCTCTTAGTAAGGCTATTACTAAAAAACAGATACAATATGAAAAAACTAATAATTCTTTGTTTGGTATTTTTCCCTTTTGTACTATTTGGTCAAGAGGAGGAAAATGAGACTAAGGTCAAAAAGAAGGATAAAATAATCTGGCTTCCTGTTTTGGCATCCAATCCAGCAAATGGATTCATGTATGGAGTAGCACCTGCACTCAATTGGAAAATAGGAGATTCAGAGAAAACAAGTTATTCATCTTTACTAGGATCGCTAATTTGGACAACTAAAAGTCAGTTTTTGTTTACGCTAAAAGGAAATGTTTATTTTCCAGAGAACAAGAGCTTCATCATGCAAGATGTCCGGTATTTTAAAACCTCTCAGCCTACTTTTGGTCTTGGTACGGGACCCAACTCTTCTCAGTTAGCTGATGATGGCTTTCAATATGTAGATGAAAATTATACCAAAGGTATAGAAGTAGGACAAATGATGAGCTTTAATTTTTTACGTATTCATGAAAGCTACTTTAGAAGATTAGGACAAAAGGGGTTTTATGGAGGTATAGGGTATCACCTCGATATCCATAGTAAAATAGATGATAAGTTATTAGACTTAGAAGCAGAAACTCCTGTAGTAACCAGTCACTACGAATATAGTACCAAATACGGATTTAACCCAGAGAAATATACCTTGTCGGGGCTTTCAGCAAACCTTATGTACGATACTAGAGATAATACCGTAAACCCAGAAGAAGGACGTTACGGGTTTGTATCGCTAAAATTCAATCCTGAATGGTTAGGTAGTGACCAAGCATCAAGTTCTTTATGGACAGAATATAGAGATTATATCACACTAAATAAAGAAAGACGCCGAAACCTATTAGCACTGTGGGTATATGGTAATTTTGAGCTAGGAGGAAATTTACCTTATCTGGACCTGCCTTCATTAGGATGGGATCAATATGGGCGCTCAGGAAGAGCGTATCCACAAGGACGTTTTAGAGGACAATCGCTAGTGTATACAGAAGCAGAGTGGCGTTTTCCATTACAAAAAGATAAAGAGCGCTGGGGAGGAGTACTATTTTTTAATATAAACTCTGCCACCAACCGAGATCTAGGAATAGATATGTTCGATTACATTAATACTGGAGTCGGAGCAGGACTCCGATTTATGATTAGTGAAAAATCGAGAACAAATGTTTGTGTAGACTACGCTATAGGTAACTATGGGGCTCACGGATTTTATCTAGGAATCAATGAAGCATTTTAAAACAAGTACAACGTGTTTAGCGAACAATACGCAGATTGTGAGTGTCAAAAAGTAAAATTTAAAATCAATCATTAATATTTAAACCAATTATTAATATTAAAAACCAATCCAAATGAAATCAAAAATCAGTTACCTTTTTGCATTACTATTACTTAGTAGCCTGGGTTTTGCCCAGAAGAATGACAAACCGAATATTCTAGTAATTATGTCTGATGATGTGGGCTGGCAAAATGTAAGTGCCTACGGATTAGGTACCGTAGGATATCATACCCCCAATTTAGACCGCATAGGGAAAGAGGGAATTATATTTACTGACCATTATGCACAACCCTCATGTACAGCGGGAAGAGCTGCTTTTATTACAGGGCAATACCCTATTCGTAGTGGTATGACTACAGTAGGAAGACCAGGAGATGCATTAGGGCTTCAGGCAGGATCACCATCAATCGGTGAAGTAATGAAAGATCAAGGTTACCTAACCGCTCAATATGGTAAAAACCATCTTGGAGACCAAAACGAGCACTTACCAACGGTACATGGTTTTGATGAATTTTACGGTAATTTGTACCACCAAAATGTGTCTGAAGAAGAATTTAATAACGACTATCCTGATGATCCAAGCTACAAAAAGAATTACGGTCCTAGAGGAGTGTTAGATATAGTAGCAACCAATACTTTTGACGATACCAAAGACCCTCGATTTGGCGTAGTTGGCAAGCAAAAAATACTGAATGAAGAAGTGCTTACCTTAGAAAAAATGGCAACTATTGACAGAGACTTTTTTAATAGAGCAAAAACGTTTATGAACAAAGCTCAGAGCAAAAAGAAACCATTTTTTGTTTACCTCAACCCCGTACGCATGCACATGCATACGCATCTTACCGACGAATCTAGATACTTAGCAAGAGAATTTACAACTGGCGACGATAAATATGGTAGTGGCTTGATTGAGCACGATGCTATGGTGGGTGATTTATTAGATTATATGAAAGAAAACAATCTGTTAGAAAATACTATTGTGGTTTACACTGTTGATAACGGACCCGAGCACAGCGCTATGTTCCATGGAGGTGCAACCCCTTTTAGAGGTGAAAAAATGACCACTTACGAAGGCGGTTTACGTGTTCCTGCTATGGTAATGTGGCCTGGTAAAATTAAGCCAGGTAAAGTGTTAAATGGTATTCAAACTCATATGGAGTTGTTTACTACTTTGGCTGCTGCAGCGGGTGCAAATGACATCAGAGAAACCATGAAAAAAGAGAAAAAACAATATATAGATGGTTATAACCATTTGAATTATTGGTTAGGCAAAACAGATAAGAGTAGCAGAACAAACTTTTTATATTTCTATGAGTCCGATTTAAAAGCCATTCGTATGGGCAATTGGAAAGTTAATTTTCAAGGGACGGATACCTACTACGGCAGCTACGAAAAGTTTAAGTTTCCTATGATGTTCAATCTAAGAATGGATCCTTTTGAAAGCTATACCAGCGACCAAGCACAAACATGGGCAATACAATCTAAACAATTTGTAAACGATTTTATAAATATGAATCTGAACGAGTTTGTAACATCTATGAAACAATACCCACCTGTACAAAAACCAAAGTCACTAGACTTTAGTGGTATGATGAATAAGTTGTTGGAAAATATGAATAGGTCGGGTCATTAAATAGAGTCGATAGGCCTAAAACATGACGATTAATAATTAAAAGAAAAGTCTTTTCAATTATTAACTTTTAAAAACGTTTCAGGATTTTCTACCTAGACAAGAGGCCGCATCTCTAAATATCAATAAAGCTATAGATCAGATTATGAAGTCTGGTACAAGACAGTAATAAATAGTGTAAATTCAAAGTAAGGGAATCATTACTGTTCCCTTACTTTTATCTGACTTTTAACTTTATGTACAATTGGTTTGTCGCTCTTAGCAAGGTAGCGATGAGTTAATATCTAAAAATCGAGTTTTATGAAAAAAGCGTACAGTATTTTAAATCTATTAGTGGTATTGTATCCATTTTTAGAAATGTTTATTGATAAAAACCAAGGAAAAGCCATTAGTAGTGTGGATATACAGGCTACCAATCTGTTTTCACCAGCAGGCTATGCTTTTGCTATTTGGTTTTTTATTTATTTAGGGTTGCTCATCTTTAGTATTCATCAAATACGTGTAGCTTTTGGTAAAACAAAAGATGAAGATACCTTATTGAAGGTTGGTCCATTTTTAATACTGGCGTTACTTATTAATCAATTTTGGTCGTATCAATGGCAGCAAGGCAATATAGAGCTGTCACCTTATTTACTGTTCGCTAGTTTTGCGTGTTTAATGGTGATAGTAGTGCGCTTACAAATGCAAATTGTAGAGGCACCAAAAGCTGTAAGACGCTATACTTGGCTACCTATTTCTTTATTCTCAGGCTGGATGATGGCAGCTTCGGTTGTTGGTTTAAGTACGTACCTATCGTATTTGGGGTTGGGCAGTGATGCCACCTATGTGAATTGGACAGTAGCTGTAATTATCGTTGTCATGTTATTGTATGTGTATATGTTGTTCACTCGAAATATGGTAGTATTTGCATTGGTGGGGGTATGGACGTTGGTTGCTATTGCGATAGACCATTGGAGCAACAGTACAACATTAGTTTGGACGGCACTATCTGCGGCAACATTACTCATTATGGCCATCTTGTTGAAGGTGTTAAATAAAAAGAACTTTGCGGTTATATTTTGATTTAATACAGTTAGGAATCAAAAAATTATGCATAGAAGACGTAAAAATAACGATATAATGAGAAATAAATAAAACTGGAATTTTTGCTAGCATAGTATGGAAGAACACTTAATTATCGACTGGGAAAAAATCCATTTATACAATTCCCTTATGGCTGTAGTAGCCGGGGCAGGATTATTATCTTTGTGGAGTTTGTTTTCAAAATTAAATTCCAGAAAAGAAATCAGACCAGTTGGTATAGCTCTCAACTTTGCGGTTATAGGGATTATCTTATTCATTACAGGAGTCCATACGACTTTAACTTGGCCTTTATCGCCAACTTATCCTTTTGACAATTCGGCCTTTGGTGAACCTTGTTTTGTCTTTGGCGCTTTGTTACTTGCCATGGCCTTTTATTTTTGGAAAGAAAGGGAGCAATTAAATTTAATAGGTAATGAAAAACTTATAAGTCATATTTTTCAAGATTTCAATTCCTTTAAATATATACTAGTAGGCCTGGGATTAGGACTTATTATGATAGGCATAGCGGGTATAAAATATAAAATATTTATTGCGCCGCCTGAAGAACCTATAGTGGGCCCTTTAGAAAAAAAAATACCGTATATCACGACGTATATGATAGGCTTAACATGGATGGCCGTGGGTGTTGCTGCTATAGGTTTCGTTGCTTATATGAATGCGGTCTTAAGCAACAAAAAAGCGTCTTTTAAATGGTTAATCAAATTAATTGGCCTTTTGGGAATTGTGTTCATGCTTATTGGCGTTACCACATATTATTCTCATATAGGCATGGAAATTAACACCATGGACCCCTCAACGGTTAAGCCCAACGTTATTATGAATCCAGATGAAAAGTTTCAAAAACTGAAAAACTAAATTAAAAATTATGAATTTAAACGTTGAATCACTTGCTCCTAAAATGCTTGTTTTTAGTGCGATTATACTCATAATAATTGCCATTTCCTTTGGAGGAAATCCTATTTATTTTATTCCGAACTTATATCACACAGAAGCTGTTAACGATATAAATAGTATAGCGATTTATAGGTCAGTTATGGGGCTTATTTTAGGCTGTTGTACATTTTGGCTCTACGCAGCGTTTACACGGCGTTTTGTCTTAGGCGCTTTGTATTCGTTGATGTTCGCTATGTTCGGTTTATCAATAAGTCGTATCATAAGCTTATTAGTCGATGGGAGTCCAACTACCATTTTAATGGTGTATTTGTTTATGGAAGCAGCTACAGGATTTACAGTGTATGCCATTATTCGTGCTTACGAAAAAAAATCAAATAGTTAAGTATTCCGTCATGAGGCCATCAAATTTTATTTAGAAAGAAATAATTAAAACCATATAAGATGATAACATACAAGAACATTTCAAAAAAGATGGAAACGGCATTAAATGAACAGCTCACAACAGAAGCCGTTCAGGCTCAAAACTACTTGTCATATGCCTCATGGGCAGAAGTCAATGGCTATCAGGGATTTTCAAAATTCCTTTACAAGCATTCCGTTGAAGAACGCAACCACATGTATAAAATACTACGTTATATCAACGATAGGGGTGGTAGGGCAAAAATAGAAACCATTGCTGCGCCTGCCGAAGACCCGAAGGATATAAAAGCTTGTATCGAAGCGGTGATGAAACACGAAATGGACAACACAGCTGCCATAAATAAGCTGGTTTCTCTTGCACAAAGTGAAGGAGACTGGGCTAGCTATAATTTTTTACAATGGTTTGTTAAAGAGCAAATCGAAGAAGAAGCCTTGATTAAAAAATTAGTAGATGGCTATAATATTATTGAACAAAGTAAAAAAAGCGGATTAGACCTCGTTACGTTCGACCTCGAAACAGGAACTATGGGGCAAGATGCCACGATACCAAGAGAAAAACACTTGTAATGAAAAAAAATAAACTTTTAGAAGCAGGTACAGAAATACCAGACTTTACACTCCGTATTGGAAATGGTAATGGAGACGACCATAAGGATAATTTTATGACACTATCCGATCATAGAGGTCAGAATGTTATTCTCGCTTTCTACCCTGCCGATTGGAGTGCCGTTTGTGGTAATCAAATGATGCTGTACAATGAGTTAATACCGATGTTCGAAAACTATAATGCGGTTATATATGGAATTTCTGTAGATGGTACGCATTGCCATGCCGCCTTTAAAGAGCATAATAATATGACCATTCCATTGCTCTGCGATTTTGAGCCTAAAGGAGAAATTTCCAAACTACTGGGCGTATACAATCACGAGAAAGGATTTTGTGAAAGAGCCCTTTTTGTTATCGACAAAAACGGCATCATACAATGGAGCCATGTTTCGCCTATGGATGTAAATCCTGGTGCAAAAGAAATATTAGAAACGTTAAAAAATATTGAAAAATGAAAAATCTTTTTACCTACGAACTAGAGCTACCCGTAAATGACCAAGATCAAATAGCGGGTCCCGAAAATGCTAAAATAACTATAGTAGAATATGGCGATTACGAGTGTCCGCACTGTAAAATGGCTATGCCCATAGTAAAGCGAATCAAAGAGGATTATGGAGATGATTTACGTTTGGTATTCCGAAATTTTCCTTTGACCCAAATACACAAATTTGCCAATGATGCAGCACGGGCGGCAGAGCTGGCTGGAGAATACGATAAATTTTGGGAAATGCATGAGCTGATTTTCAGAAATCAAGACCAATTAGACATTGACCACCTCATAGATTATGCAAAGCAATTGGGTATAGACTCAGATGAATTTTCAGCTCGTTTAGAACAAAACGAAAAAGTAGAAAAGGTGAAAAGCGATTTTATGAGTGGTGTAGAGAGTGGCGTTAACGGAACCCCCTCATTTTTTGTGAACGGGAAAAAGTACGAAGGTTCTTGGGAGTATGAGGATTTCTCAAAAATTCTTAAAGAATTATAAAACTATAAAAAACATTAGGTTTGTTAGTAACTCTTTTAGGCACTTCATAATATACAAGTAACCATTAGCATTGCCTAAGAGTTCCTGTTTTTACCAAATCTACACGGCAGATGTCTTGCTAAACATAATATTTAGAACGAATTTAGATTGCCCTTTAAAAAAGCAAATATTAATTTTATGAAAAGAATAGCGTTACTTTGGTTGTGTTGTTTTTCAAGTGCTTACATGTTATTTGGTCAAGTACTAAAACCGGGATTTAATCCGAACGAATATGCTGAGATGTTACGTATTGGAATGCAACAAAACAATCCAGTGCCTGATACCGTTTTTCCTAAAGCCTTAAAATTTGATGTAAGCTATGAATCTCCTACAATGGGTATGGGTAATGCTTGGCAATTATGGACAGCAAAACCCAACAACCCTTTAAAAGTAGCTGTAATAAGTTTACGAGCTACTACAGAAGAAAGTAGCAGTTGGGCAGAAAACTTACATAGTGTTATGGTAAACGCTACAGGTAAATTGAGCCTAGAAAAGAATTTTACCTTTAATTACCGATTGGCAAAAAATCAGAGAGCCTCTGTACATATTGGCTGGTTAATAGGAACAGCGTATTTACAAAGAGATATTACTCCTAAAATAGACTCATGTTATCAAAAAGGAATAAAAGATTTTATAATCACAGGGCATAGCCAAGGGGGTGCCTTAAGTTATTTGTTAAGAGCATATTATCAATATGAGCAATTAGCAGGTCGTATACCTTCAGACATTACTTTTAAAATGTATGCAAGTGCTGCTCCTAAACCAGGTAACCTTTATTTTGCACAAGATTACGAAAGTTACACACAAAAGGGGTGGTCTTACAATGTAGTTAATTCAGAAGATTGGGTTCCACAAGTACCTTTGAGCATGCAAACTATGGGAGATTTTGCAGCATCCAATCCGTTTAAATATTATAAAAAAGGAACCGAAGACTTGCCATTGTTAAGTAGATGGGTAGTACGTGGAAAATTCAAAGGAATTATGCGAAGGATGGATAGGTCTAAAAGAAAGTACAACAGAATTATGGGAAAAGAATTTGGGGTATTGGTACAAGAGTTCTTGCCAGAATATAAAATTAAAAGCGATTATACCAGTACGAACTATCAGCGCTGTGGTAACCAAATTACGTTGTTGGCCGATGAAGACTATTATATTCATGTACGGCGCAATCATCCCAACGTATTTAGGAATCACGGTTTAGATGCTTATCAGCTCTTGTTAGAAACGTACTATGCTCAAGAATTGGCTTCAGAATATGTAATTTATGCGAACAATACCTACCCATTTTTAAAAGAATTCCCGAGAACAACTCCTAAAAACGTATCAAATGAGTAAAATTGTACAAATGAACTTAGTATTATTAGCGGTATGTTTCATACTATCCTGCAATACTGATACAAAAAAAGATAAAAACAACGAAGTGATGCTAAGCGACCCGTTACCCTCTTTCAATACTTCTGAAGCTAAAAAAAACATTATAGATTTTGTTACGAGTGTTACCGATAGCACCAGTACAAAATTCGTAAAAAAAGAAAACCGTATTGTGGTGTTCGACAACGACGGTACACTTTGGGTAGAACAACCCATACCCTCACAACTATTCTTTGCTTTTGATAGAATTCAAGAACTGGCAAAAAACAATCCTGATTGGGAGCATAAAATGCCTTTTAAAGCAGTACTAGAAGAAGATACGGAAGCCATTTCAAAGCTCCACAAAAAAGATCTTGTTGAGATTGTAGGAACAGCACACGCTGTAGATAATGTAACAAATTTCGATGCTATTGTAAACAACTGGTTAAAAACAGCAAAACACCCTATTTTAAATAGAAACTATACGCAATTGGTATACAAACCCATGTTAGAATTGTTAAACTACCTAAGAGCAAAAGATTTTACGATATATATTGTATCAGGAGGAAGTCAAGAATTTATGCGTGCTTGGGCACCAGAAATATATGGTATTCCGAAGAAAAACATTATCGGTTCTACGTTTGAGCGAGAAGTAGTAGAAAAAGGCGATACCATTAGCATAGCACAAACAAAAAACTTGGAATTTTTTGACGATCACCAAGGGAAAGTGGTGGCGATAGATAAATTTATTGGGCAAAAACCAATTATGATCGTAGGAAATTCAGATGGTGATTTAGAGATGATGAAGTATAGTGATACCAATAACCCATTACCCACGTTCATGCTGTATTTAGATCATACCGACGGAGAACGCGAATTTTTATACACTAAAAACACCCCAGCAGGAAAATTAATGGAAGGCAAAAAAGTAGCCAAAGAAAGAAATTGGACCATCATAAACATGAAAACCGATTGGAAAACAGTTTTTTAAGGTGACTTAATTTAAGTTTTATATAAATGAAATTACGTATTTTTTTATTGTTACTAACACTAATCAGTTCTCTGCATAGTGTGGGGCAAGAGGATAGACTCTTATTGAAAAATAATGACGAACTTATTGGAGAAATCAAGAGTATGAACAGAGGAGTGTTAACCATGGAAACATCCTACAGCGACTCTGATTTTAAAATCGATTGGTTGGATGTGCTGGAAATAGATTGCAAGCAAGATTATTTGATAACCCTATCAAGTGGAAAGCGTTTTTATACCAAAATTAAATCGCACCCAAATGACAAAGGTTTTTTATTTCTTACAGAAAATAATGAAACGTTTAAATTCCCTATTGAGGAGGTGGTAGAATTCAAATCGGTAGAGGCTTCCTTTTTAAGCAGACTTTCGGCAGATTTTTCTCTAGGTTTTAATTATACAAAAAGTAATAACTTAACACAGTTTATTACCAGTGCAAAAATAAATTATTCTGATAATAAGTGGGAAACAACAGCAGGATTAAACACCGTAATTAGTACACAAGACAATGCAGATCGTACCGAAAGAACAGATGGCAACGTTGGTGTACGAATGTTTTTACAAAACGATTGGTTTATCAATGCAAACGCCACGTTTTTGTCAAACAATCAAATAGATTTAGATTTAAGAACGAACATTAGGGCAGGAGCTGGAAACTACGTGGTTAGAAGCAACCAAATGTATTTTGGTGTAGGCGCTGGGCTTGCTTGGAATAATGAAAAATATATAACCAACATTGAAGAAAATAAAAATTCACTTGAAGCCTACGGAGGTTTAGAATTTAATATGTTTGATGTGGGCGATTTAGATATCTTTACCCGTGTTTTAGCATATCCAAGTTTAACGGAGAAAGGTCGGTTTAGAACCGATTTAGAACTTGATGTAAAGTACGATTTACCCTTAGATTTGTTCATAAAATTAGGACTTAAATACAACTACGACAATCAACCTGCTCTAGGTTTTGAAAAAGATGATTATATATTAAATACTACAATAGGATGGGAATTCAATTAAAAAACACTACCACAACAGTGATAAAAAGAGTACTAGCCATAGGTCTTTTTTTAATGTCAATATACATCAATGCGCAAGTTGAAGCTACTGAAATTAACGAATCTCCTTACCATGTTATTAAAGGGCATGCTTATTACCTAGAACTAGATAATTATAAACCCAGCATAGCGGCAAAAGCAATACCAAAATCATTTAAAAACCCTGAAGAATTAGCGATTAAACTAAAAAAAGTGTTAGACGGCTTAGGTGTGAATTCTAGTCGTTTAAACGCTCCTAAACAAAACAATTATTTAGATACGATATCTAGCGCACACGTATATTATCTATACGGAATGGAAAAAAGTATATATGTTGAAAAAATTAAAGGAAAATGGTATTATTCCAAAGAAACTATAGAAAAATTACCAGAACTCTACGACAGCATTTATATTTTAGATATTAATTTTAAAGAATATTTCCATCAAGATTTTTGGTACAAGAAATTTTTTAGCATAAGAGTAATACAGTGGTTTGGGCTTTTAGTACTTCTCTTAGTTTCCTTCCTTGTATATTATTTAGCCAGAAGCATTTATTTTTCGATTCTTTCTAAATATCTGAGGAAAAAATATGACCTTATGCCCAATGTAAAAGAGCAACTAAAGAGGTCGTCGTTAATTTTCGGAGCGTTGATGGGGGCAACTTTTTTTAATTCGCTGCTACCACAAATTCAGCTTCCAGTAACGTGGAATGCTTTATTACTTCGCTCTGTAGGTATTGGTTCTATTTTTTTAATGGTAGCCCTAATCAATAAAATTATTGATGTAATTGTAGCGTACTTAGAAGAAAGAACTCATGGAAGTAGAGATAATCAAGTAATACCTGTAATACGAAAATTACTAAAGTTTGTCGTTTGGATACTCGGTTTGGTATATGTATTACAATATTTAAATATTGACGTATTTACCATTTTAACAGGCTTGTCTATTGGCGGACTAGCATTAGCACTCGCAGCGCAAGACACAGTAAAAAACCTCATCGGTTCGGTTATGATAATTTTAGACAATCCTTTTAGAGTAGATGACTGGATTGAATTTGATGGCGTTGAAGGAGTGGTGGAAGAAATTGGAGTCCGCTCAACAAGAATTCGCACCTTCGAAGATTCTGTAGTTTCCGTACCCAATAGTATTTTGGCAGATAATAAGGTAAACAACATAGGGTTAAGAAAGTACCGACGCTTTAAAACAAAAATAAATTTAAAAAATAAAATATCTATAGATAAGATAAGTGAGTTTATTGATAAGATAAAAACGATTATTGAAGAGCATCCAGCGGTAGTCGACAACAGATATGAAGTAGGTATGGAAGACATGAACAATGGACAGCCTACCATTATGTTTTATTGTTTTTTTGATGTAAGTTCTTACGATTTAGAACTCAGGTCTAGGCAAGAAATTTTAACAGAAATTATGGTTTTTGCAGAAGAAAAAGGAATTGAGTTTGGAGTACC
It includes:
- a CDS encoding DsbA family protein, whose amino-acid sequence is MKNLFTYELELPVNDQDQIAGPENAKITIVEYGDYECPHCKMAMPIVKRIKEDYGDDLRLVFRNFPLTQIHKFANDAARAAELAGEYDKFWEMHELIFRNQDQLDIDHLIDYAKQLGIDSDEFSARLEQNEKVEKVKSDFMSGVESGVNGTPSFFVNGKKYEGSWEYEDFSKILKEL
- a CDS encoding lipase family protein codes for the protein MKRIALLWLCCFSSAYMLFGQVLKPGFNPNEYAEMLRIGMQQNNPVPDTVFPKALKFDVSYESPTMGMGNAWQLWTAKPNNPLKVAVISLRATTEESSSWAENLHSVMVNATGKLSLEKNFTFNYRLAKNQRASVHIGWLIGTAYLQRDITPKIDSCYQKGIKDFIITGHSQGGALSYLLRAYYQYEQLAGRIPSDITFKMYASAAPKPGNLYFAQDYESYTQKGWSYNVVNSEDWVPQVPLSMQTMGDFAASNPFKYYKKGTEDLPLLSRWVVRGKFKGIMRRMDRSKRKYNRIMGKEFGVLVQEFLPEYKIKSDYTSTNYQRCGNQITLLADEDYYIHVRRNHPNVFRNHGLDAYQLLLETYYAQELASEYVIYANNTYPFLKEFPRTTPKNVSNE
- a CDS encoding HAD family hydrolase, whose amino-acid sequence is MSKIVQMNLVLLAVCFILSCNTDTKKDKNNEVMLSDPLPSFNTSEAKKNIIDFVTSVTDSTSTKFVKKENRIVVFDNDGTLWVEQPIPSQLFFAFDRIQELAKNNPDWEHKMPFKAVLEEDTEAISKLHKKDLVEIVGTAHAVDNVTNFDAIVNNWLKTAKHPILNRNYTQLVYKPMLELLNYLRAKDFTIYIVSGGSQEFMRAWAPEIYGIPKKNIIGSTFEREVVEKGDTISIAQTKNLEFFDDHQGKVVAIDKFIGQKPIMIVGNSDGDLEMMKYSDTNNPLPTFMLYLDHTDGEREFLYTKNTPAGKLMEGKKVAKERNWTIINMKTDWKTVF
- a CDS encoding DUF481 domain-containing protein, yielding MKLRIFLLLLTLISSLHSVGQEDRLLLKNNDELIGEIKSMNRGVLTMETSYSDSDFKIDWLDVLEIDCKQDYLITLSSGKRFYTKIKSHPNDKGFLFLTENNETFKFPIEEVVEFKSVEASFLSRLSADFSLGFNYTKSNNLTQFITSAKINYSDNKWETTAGLNTVISTQDNADRTERTDGNVGVRMFLQNDWFINANATFLSNNQIDLDLRTNIRAGAGNYVVRSNQMYFGVGAGLAWNNEKYITNIEENKNSLEAYGGLEFNMFDVGDLDIFTRVLAYPSLTEKGRFRTDLELDVKYDLPLDLFIKLGLKYNYDNQPALGFEKDDYILNTTIGWEFN
- a CDS encoding mechanosensitive ion channel family protein; this encodes MGIQLKNTTTTVIKRVLAIGLFLMSIYINAQVEATEINESPYHVIKGHAYYLELDNYKPSIAAKAIPKSFKNPEELAIKLKKVLDGLGVNSSRLNAPKQNNYLDTISSAHVYYLYGMEKSIYVEKIKGKWYYSKETIEKLPELYDSIYILDINFKEYFHQDFWYKKFFSIRVIQWFGLLVLLLVSFLVYYLARSIYFSILSKYLRKKYDLMPNVKEQLKRSSLIFGALMGATFFNSLLPQIQLPVTWNALLLRSVGIGSIFLMVALINKIIDVIVAYLEERTHGSRDNQVIPVIRKLLKFVVWILGLVYVLQYLNIDVFTILTGLSIGGLALALAAQDTVKNLIGSVMIILDNPFRVDDWIEFDGVEGVVEEIGVRSTRIRTFEDSVVSVPNSILADNKVNNIGLRKYRRFKTKINLKNKISIDKISEFIDKIKTIIEEHPAVVDNRYEVGMEDMNNGQPTIMFYCFFDVSSYDLELRSRQEILTEIMVFAEEKGIEFGVPTSEINLNTKNAH